In Candidatus Binatia bacterium, one DNA window encodes the following:
- the frr gene encoding ribosome recycling factor codes for MTDAYFKEIESRMHKCVEATRHEFASIRTGRAAPALLDRLVVEAYGQPVPVKQVAGVSTPDSRTLLITAWDKGVVPAIKKAIEKSELGLTPAVDGSAIRLVIPPLSEERRKDLVKLIKKKAEDGRVAVRNVRHKSHDEVRAQLKSHDITEDDGKRMQESLQRLTDKYVKEIDVLVAAKEKEIMEV; via the coding sequence ATGACGGACGCATACTTCAAAGAGATCGAATCGCGCATGCACAAATGTGTCGAGGCGACGCGCCACGAGTTCGCGTCGATTCGGACCGGCCGCGCCGCTCCGGCGCTGCTGGATCGTCTCGTCGTCGAGGCGTACGGCCAGCCGGTGCCCGTGAAGCAAGTCGCAGGCGTCTCCACGCCGGACTCGCGCACGCTGCTCATCACGGCGTGGGACAAGGGCGTCGTTCCGGCGATCAAAAAGGCGATCGAGAAGAGCGAACTCGGGCTGACGCCCGCGGTGGACGGATCGGCGATACGGCTGGTCATCCCGCCGCTGAGCGAAGAACGGCGCAAAGATCTCGTCAAGCTGATCAAAAAGAAGGCTGAAGACGGCCGCGTCGCCGTGCGCAACGTCCGGCATAAATCGCACGACGAGGTGCGCGCGCAGCTGAAGTCGCACGACATCACCGAGGACGACGGCAAGCGCATGCAAGAGTCGTTGCAGCGGCTGACCGACAAGTACGTCAAGGAGATCGACGTGCTGGTTGCCGCCAAAGAGAAAGAGATCATGGAGGTGTGA
- the uppS gene encoding polyprenyl diphosphate synthase: protein MSISLASRERIGLDLNAVPRHVAIIMDGNRRWARAHGLPALEGHRRGMIALRRVTRGASDLGIGALTVYGFSTENWNREAREISLLFELCVHFARGELVELRRNNVRVRVIGEWESLPEAPRRALADLQEQTAASTGLLLNLAVNYSSRAELERAVRAIARDVARGAVAPEAVDEALIGRYLYTADLPELDLLIRPGGEQRLSNFLLYQAAYAELIMTDVYWPDFSKDDLIRALIEFQRRERRFGGT from the coding sequence ATGAGCATCTCGCTAGCATCCCGCGAGCGGATCGGGCTCGACCTCAATGCCGTCCCACGCCACGTTGCGATCATCATGGACGGCAACCGCCGATGGGCCCGGGCCCATGGGCTCCCCGCGCTCGAGGGACACCGGCGCGGCATGATTGCCCTGCGCCGCGTCACGCGCGGCGCGAGCGACCTCGGCATCGGCGCCCTCACGGTCTACGGCTTCTCCACCGAGAATTGGAATCGAGAAGCGCGCGAGATCTCGCTGCTCTTCGAGCTCTGCGTGCATTTCGCGCGCGGCGAGCTGGTCGAGCTGCGCAGGAACAACGTCCGCGTTCGAGTCATTGGCGAGTGGGAGTCGCTTCCCGAGGCGCCGCGAAGGGCGCTGGCGGACCTGCAGGAGCAAACGGCCGCGAGCACCGGGCTGCTGCTGAACCTAGCCGTCAACTACAGCTCGCGCGCCGAGCTAGAGCGGGCCGTGCGCGCCATCGCCCGCGACGTTGCCCGTGGAGCCGTCGCGCCGGAGGCCGTCGACGAAGCGCTGATTGGACGCTACCTGTACACCGCAGACCTGCCCGAGCTCGATCTGCTGATTCGCCCAGGCGGCGAGCAGCGGCTCTCGAACTTCCTGCTCTACCAGGCCGCGTACGCCGAGCTTATCATGACCGACGTCTATTGGCCGGACTTCTCGAAGGATGATCTGATACGGGCGCTGATCGAGTTTCAACGGCGGGAACGGCGCTTCGGCGGGACTTGA
- a CDS encoding phosphatidate cytidylyltransferase, whose translation MTERRVVVGLIVAAIGLSCVLVPWTFYVLLLAIGLASIYEFNYMCAIKGQPLEYPVAVLGVCAYVAMAVFGVLHKWEGILLAAIVIVAFWIGMYGEQKGYFARTAYTLLAVLYIGKLLTYFVFIRQIPVTGEWLTLYVIVLIALTDVFGMIVGTSFGRHSLTKISPNKTVEGSAGSLAIVVLVAIGATWIPQLHLQWWQGGVLGLFTSIAAQAGDLVESAFKRDAGVKDAGAAIAGHGGVLDRFDSYFLGGVTFFATLHLLGILPLT comes from the coding sequence TTGACCGAGCGCCGCGTCGTTGTGGGCCTGATCGTTGCGGCGATCGGGCTCTCGTGCGTGCTCGTTCCCTGGACTTTCTACGTCCTGCTGCTCGCGATCGGCCTCGCCAGCATCTACGAGTTCAACTACATGTGTGCGATCAAAGGGCAGCCGCTCGAGTATCCGGTCGCGGTGCTCGGCGTCTGCGCATACGTCGCGATGGCCGTGTTCGGCGTGCTACACAAGTGGGAGGGCATACTGCTCGCGGCCATCGTGATCGTTGCGTTCTGGATCGGTATGTACGGCGAGCAAAAGGGCTACTTCGCGCGCACCGCCTACACGCTGCTCGCCGTACTGTACATAGGCAAGCTGCTCACCTACTTCGTATTCATCCGCCAGATCCCGGTGACGGGCGAATGGCTGACCTTGTACGTGATCGTGCTGATCGCGCTCACGGACGTATTCGGCATGATCGTGGGCACGAGCTTCGGGCGCCACAGCCTCACGAAGATCTCGCCGAATAAGACGGTGGAAGGATCGGCCGGATCGCTGGCGATCGTCGTGCTCGTCGCGATCGGCGCGACGTGGATCCCGCAACTGCATCTGCAGTGGTGGCAGGGCGGCGTACTCGGCCTGTTCACGAGCATAGCGGCGCAAGCCGGCGATCTTGTGGAGTCCGCGTTCAAGCGGGATGCCGGCGTGAAAGATGCGGGTGCCGCGATCGCCGGACATGGCGGCGTGCTCGACCGTTTCGACTCGTATTTCTTGGGCGGCGTCACGTTCTTCGCGACGCTGCACCTGCTCGGGATTCTGCCGCTCACGTGA
- a CDS encoding 1-deoxy-D-xylulose-5-phosphate reductoisomerase, giving the protein MSSRKRVAILGSTGSIGTQALDVIARHPDQFAVVGLAAGRNVELLREQAARFGVEIATTAQDGPAGLLRVAVESDPEIVLAATDGSVAFEAVFAAVDRGIDVAVANKELIVAAGALLVARGRSSGSRMLPVDSEHSAIFQCLVGEEPSSVAAIVLTASGGPFWRTTQEAMERADVASALAHPTWRMGTKNTIDSATMMNKGLEVIEASRLFDMPGERIKIVVHPQSVAHGFVVFNDGSVKSQLAAPDMRLPIAYALSYPKRLAFNGAAGDVLRALGAKQGDVTLRYDFEPADPQRFPCVRLAYEALAGGGTLPAVLSAANEIAVDAFVAGRIEFGRIFEVIEGAMSQALPEEETLQGIRAADGQARRTAGEIVAAIEGQ; this is encoded by the coding sequence GTGAGCTCGCGCAAACGCGTCGCTATTTTGGGTTCGACCGGGTCGATCGGCACGCAGGCGCTCGACGTGATAGCGCGGCATCCCGACCAGTTCGCGGTCGTCGGTCTGGCCGCGGGGCGCAACGTCGAGCTGCTGCGCGAACAAGCCGCGCGCTTCGGCGTGGAAATCGCGACGACGGCGCAGGACGGACCGGCAGGCCTGCTGCGCGTCGCCGTGGAGAGCGATCCAGAGATCGTGCTCGCCGCGACCGACGGCTCCGTGGCGTTCGAGGCGGTCTTCGCGGCGGTCGACCGCGGCATCGACGTTGCCGTCGCCAACAAGGAGCTGATCGTCGCCGCGGGTGCGCTGCTCGTGGCGCGCGGGCGCTCGAGCGGCTCACGGATGCTCCCCGTCGACAGCGAGCACAGCGCGATCTTTCAATGCCTCGTGGGCGAGGAACCATCGAGCGTCGCGGCGATCGTGCTCACCGCGTCGGGCGGTCCGTTCTGGCGGACGACGCAAGAGGCGATGGAGCGCGCGGACGTCGCGTCGGCGCTCGCGCACCCGACCTGGAGAATGGGCACGAAAAACACGATCGACTCGGCCACGATGATGAACAAGGGGCTCGAGGTCATCGAGGCGAGCCGGCTGTTCGACATGCCCGGCGAGCGCATCAAGATCGTCGTGCACCCGCAATCGGTCGCGCACGGGTTCGTCGTGTTCAATGACGGCAGCGTAAAGTCGCAGTTGGCGGCGCCTGACATGCGGCTGCCGATCGCCTACGCGCTGAGCTATCCTAAGCGCCTGGCGTTCAACGGTGCGGCCGGCGACGTGCTCCGGGCGCTGGGCGCCAAGCAGGGAGACGTCACCCTGCGTTACGACTTCGAGCCGGCAGATCCGCAGCGCTTTCCCTGCGTCCGCCTCGCTTACGAGGCGCTAGCGGGGGGCGGCACGCTGCCGGCCGTGCTCTCGGCGGCAAACGAAATCGCGGTGGATGCGTTCGTTGCGGGAAGGATCGAATTCGGGCGAATTTTCGAGGTCATCGAGGGCGCGATGAGCCAAGCGCTGCCCGAGGAGGAGACCCTGCAGGGGATTCGCGCCGCGGATGGCCAGGCTCGCCGGACCGCCGGAGAGATCGTCGCGGCTATCGAAGGGCAGTGA
- a CDS encoding M50 family metallopeptidase, translating to MSLLAVVTLVGFEKVVTFLVMLSVLIVLHELGHFVLARRNGVRINEFAVGFGPKLASWTSPRSGTLYSLRILPIGGFCAMEGEDNRVSEAEQQREFRSQGTIAQNNFQAKSPWRRLAIILAGPFANFLLCYLILLTAALAFGVASDKANQPVVGEVLPGSPAAIAGIAPGDRIVAIDNAAIANGKSLVDTIHNALGKRLDLVYERNGIRTEVYVVPRACPAQVGRSFGCIGFSPVPAYERVGVMQAVRESGSEFVAIASQTFGGLGLLVTQFAKYAPQIAGPIGMGEVAATVQDWGWGPYFSLAATISFALGLFNLLPIPALDGGRAAFIVAELIRGRPVDPEKEAMVHIAGFAALMALIMLVAFHDIARIINGQGVM from the coding sequence GTGAGTTTGTTAGCCGTTGTCACCCTGGTCGGATTCGAGAAGGTTGTTACCTTCCTCGTGATGCTTTCCGTTTTGATCGTGCTGCACGAGCTCGGTCACTTCGTGCTCGCACGCCGCAACGGAGTGAGGATCAACGAGTTTGCCGTAGGCTTCGGTCCGAAGCTTGCGAGCTGGACCAGCCCGCGTAGCGGCACGCTCTACTCGCTGCGCATCCTGCCGATCGGCGGTTTCTGCGCCATGGAGGGTGAGGACAATCGCGTCTCCGAGGCCGAGCAGCAGCGCGAGTTTCGCTCGCAAGGCACCATCGCCCAGAACAATTTTCAGGCGAAGTCTCCGTGGCGCCGTCTGGCGATCATTCTGGCCGGCCCGTTCGCGAACTTTTTGCTCTGCTACCTCATCCTATTGACGGCCGCCCTCGCGTTCGGCGTCGCGAGCGACAAGGCGAATCAGCCGGTCGTCGGCGAGGTGCTGCCCGGATCGCCGGCGGCCATTGCGGGGATTGCGCCGGGCGATCGCATCGTCGCGATCGATAACGCCGCGATTGCAAACGGGAAGAGTCTCGTCGACACGATCCACAACGCGCTCGGGAAGCGGCTGGACCTTGTCTATGAGCGCAACGGCATACGCACGGAGGTGTACGTCGTTCCGCGCGCGTGTCCGGCGCAGGTCGGGAGGAGCTTCGGCTGCATCGGATTCTCGCCAGTCCCGGCGTACGAGCGCGTCGGCGTGATGCAGGCGGTGCGCGAGAGTGGCAGCGAGTTCGTCGCCATTGCGAGTCAGACGTTCGGCGGCCTCGGTCTCCTCGTGACGCAGTTCGCGAAGTACGCGCCGCAGATCGCGGGACCGATCGGCATGGGCGAGGTCGCGGCGACCGTGCAGGATTGGGGTTGGGGGCCGTACTTTTCGCTGGCAGCGACGATCTCGTTCGCCCTCGGGCTGTTCAACCTGCTGCCGATTCCCGCGCTCGACGGCGGCCGGGCCGCGTTCATCGTCGCGGAGCTGATCCGCGGACGCCCGGTGGATCCGGAGAAGGAGGCGATGGTGCACATCGCCGGCTTCGCAGCGCTGATGGCGCTGATCATGCTCGTCGCGTTCCACGACATCGCGCGCATCATCAACGGACAGGGAGTGATGTAG
- the ispG gene encoding flavodoxin-dependent (E)-4-hydroxy-3-methylbut-2-enyl-diphosphate synthase: MFLQNKTGKADAKSVWMGGDHPVVVQSMTTTDTADADKTLEQVYGLAMEGCEVVRVTVKDPPDAAGLPAIVYRSPVPIVADIHFDHKMALAAIEAGVAKLRLNPGNIRDPKKVVEVVTAAKARGIPIRVGVNMGSLAPDLEKSLGHTSEAMVLSALRHVEILEEHGHADIAISLKAHDVATTVHAYRLMDQRLRERGTPYALHLGITEAGLLRDGTIKSSIGLGILLWEGIGDTIRVSLADDPIEEVPVCWGILKSLGLREKGFEITACPSCGRAEISVLELGRAVEAIAKSYSAPVKVAVMGCVVNGPGESKMADVGVAGGKGKGAIYRAGELVGTYPESELLGMLRLEIEKVIAEKYPAFTDEIGAPAAAERVG; this comes from the coding sequence ATTTTCCTTCAGAACAAGACCGGAAAAGCCGACGCGAAGAGCGTGTGGATGGGCGGGGACCATCCGGTCGTCGTGCAGTCCATGACGACGACGGATACCGCGGACGCCGACAAGACGCTCGAGCAGGTCTACGGCCTCGCCATGGAAGGCTGCGAGGTCGTCCGCGTGACGGTGAAGGACCCGCCCGACGCCGCGGGCCTGCCCGCGATCGTGTATCGCTCGCCGGTGCCGATCGTCGCCGATATCCACTTCGATCACAAGATGGCGCTCGCGGCAATCGAGGCCGGCGTCGCGAAGCTGCGGCTGAATCCCGGCAATATTCGCGATCCCAAGAAGGTCGTGGAGGTCGTGACGGCCGCCAAGGCGCGCGGGATTCCTATTCGCGTCGGCGTGAACATGGGTTCGCTCGCGCCCGACCTCGAGAAGTCGCTCGGCCACACCTCCGAAGCGATGGTGCTCTCCGCCCTGCGGCACGTCGAGATCTTGGAGGAGCACGGCCACGCCGACATCGCGATCTCGCTGAAAGCGCACGACGTCGCCACGACCGTCCACGCGTACCGCCTGATGGATCAGCGGCTGCGCGAGCGCGGCACGCCTTACGCGCTGCACCTCGGCATCACGGAGGCCGGACTGTTGCGGGACGGCACGATCAAGTCGTCGATCGGCCTCGGGATCTTGCTGTGGGAGGGCATAGGCGACACGATTCGCGTCTCGCTGGCGGACGACCCGATCGAAGAGGTGCCGGTGTGCTGGGGCATCCTCAAGTCGCTCGGCCTGCGCGAAAAAGGATTCGAGATCACCGCGTGTCCGTCGTGCGGCCGCGCCGAGATTTCCGTGCTGGAGCTGGGTCGCGCCGTCGAAGCGATCGCCAAGTCGTACAGCGCGCCGGTGAAGGTCGCGGTGATGGGCTGCGTCGTGAACGGGCCGGGCGAATCGAAGATGGCGGACGTCGGCGTCGCGGGCGGCAAGGGCAAGGGCGCGATCTATCGTGCCGGCGAGCTCGTCGGAACGTATCCCGAGAGCGAGCTGTTAGGGATGCTGCGCCTCGAGATCGAGAAGGTGATCGCCGAGAAGTATCCGGCTTTCACCGACGAGATCGGCGCGCCGGCGGCTGCGGAGCGCGTGGGATGA
- a CDS encoding copper amine oxidase N-terminal domain-containing protein: protein MIARTKCLYSGVRWQALLLIAVLAFVTSAALAFSRPTEMLVNGQRVDSDVQPVTTASKRAYVPLRTLADALGAETQVDDKTGNIAVVLGNTSLRLRVGDTHATLNGMPLTFKHAPFRIRGRVMISLDAVARALNVRARYDSRNARIEVVTPGIGETL from the coding sequence ATGATCGCGCGGACCAAATGCCTCTACTCGGGGGTACGTTGGCAGGCGCTGCTGCTGATCGCCGTCCTCGCGTTCGTCACGTCGGCGGCTCTCGCGTTTTCGCGTCCCACAGAGATGCTCGTTAACGGTCAGCGCGTCGACAGCGACGTGCAGCCCGTGACGACGGCGAGCAAACGCGCCTACGTGCCGCTGCGCACGCTGGCCGACGCGCTCGGCGCCGAGACGCAGGTGGACGACAAGACCGGCAACATCGCGGTGGTGCTCGGCAACACGTCGCTGCGTCTGCGCGTGGGCGACACGCACGCGACGCTCAACGGCATGCCGCTGACGTTCAAGCACGCGCCCTTCCGCATCCGCGGCCGCGTCATGATCTCGCTCGACGCGGTCGCGCGAGCGCTCAACGTGCGTGCCCGCTACGACTCGCGTAACGCGCGCATCGAAGTCGTCACGCCCGGCATCGGCGAAACACTGTAA
- a CDS encoding DUF1330 domain-containing protein — MPAYVIVNVDTQHPQEYEHYKDMAEKTVAQYGGRYLVRGGQMNVLEGSWDPTRIVVLEFPSYERAHEWWHSAEYAPAKELRQRLSATDLLIVEGYNRPS, encoded by the coding sequence ATGCCAGCCTATGTCATCGTCAACGTCGACACACAGCACCCGCAAGAATATGAGCATTACAAGGACATGGCCGAGAAAACCGTCGCGCAATATGGAGGACGCTACCTCGTGCGGGGCGGTCAGATGAACGTATTGGAGGGATCGTGGGACCCGACGCGGATCGTCGTGCTCGAATTCCCCTCCTACGAGAGAGCCCACGAGTGGTGGCACTCGGCCGAGTACGCTCCCGCAAAGGAGTTGCGCCAACGGCTGAGTGCGACGGATCTTCTCATTGTCGAGGGCTACAACCGTCCGTCGTGA
- a CDS encoding amino acid permease encodes MSFLSELFATTDATKLRELGTRKILRRALTAKDLVSIGLGTMIGGGIFTTIGTGVKGAGPAVIISYLLAGLTSFFAALCYAELGAMVPVAGSAYTYAYATLGKLFAWIIGFALIFEYGISAAPVAQQFSAAIQDVAKSANLALPGWASQSNLIVHGAWWLPSSWDLVHSQFDVIAALFVVGLSVLLSVGIRESATANNVFVVLKISALIVFVIAGAFLVHASNLHNFNPVGWGSLRPFGGMADYSSTAQPYGIIAIGAYVFFSYIGFDTATTTAEECKNPQFDVPVGVIGALAIGTVIYCATAIVLVGAVPWSHVPIKNPLVYALAPLHIPALTWVITIGVLAGTTSVALASLLGQSRIFYVMARDGMLPPAVAKVHPRFKTPMTTTLLTGAAVAILALIVPLNNLLNLVNIGTLIAFSVVCAGVLYLRKRRPELPRSFRVPFVPLFPVLGIIFSLFLAIFGLSRATWTWFVIALICGLVFFFAYGFRKSNPADVVPVEEPAGLSEYA; translated from the coding sequence ATGTCGTTTCTGTCCGAGCTATTCGCTACCACGGACGCTACGAAACTGCGCGAGCTCGGCACGCGCAAGATCCTACGCCGCGCGCTTACGGCGAAGGATCTCGTCTCGATCGGCCTGGGCACCATGATCGGCGGCGGCATCTTCACGACCATCGGCACGGGCGTCAAGGGCGCCGGACCGGCGGTCATCATCTCCTACCTGCTCGCGGGACTAACGTCGTTCTTCGCCGCGCTCTGCTACGCTGAGCTCGGCGCGATGGTTCCGGTCGCGGGCAGCGCCTACACCTACGCTTACGCGACGCTCGGAAAGCTCTTCGCGTGGATCATTGGTTTCGCGCTTATCTTCGAATACGGCATCAGCGCCGCGCCGGTGGCACAGCAATTCTCGGCGGCGATCCAGGACGTCGCCAAGAGCGCCAACCTCGCGCTGCCCGGGTGGGCGTCGCAATCGAACCTGATCGTTCACGGAGCGTGGTGGCTGCCATCGAGCTGGGACCTCGTGCACTCGCAATTCGACGTGATCGCGGCACTCTTCGTCGTGGGCCTGAGCGTCCTGCTCTCGGTCGGCATCCGCGAATCGGCGACGGCGAACAACGTCTTCGTCGTCCTGAAGATCTCGGCGCTGATCGTCTTCGTCATCGCCGGCGCGTTCCTCGTGCACGCGTCGAACCTTCACAACTTCAATCCCGTCGGCTGGGGGTCGCTGCGGCCCTTCGGCGGGATGGCCGACTATTCGTCGACGGCGCAGCCCTACGGCATCATCGCGATCGGCGCGTACGTCTTCTTCAGCTATATCGGGTTCGACACGGCGACGACGACCGCCGAGGAGTGCAAGAACCCGCAATTCGACGTCCCGGTCGGCGTGATCGGCGCGCTCGCCATCGGCACGGTCATCTACTGCGCGACGGCGATCGTGCTCGTGGGCGCCGTCCCGTGGAGTCACGTGCCGATCAAGAATCCCCTCGTCTATGCGCTCGCGCCGTTGCACATCCCGGCGCTCACCTGGGTGATCACGATCGGCGTGCTGGCCGGCACGACGAGCGTGGCGCTCGCGTCGCTCCTGGGCCAGTCACGAATCTTCTACGTGATGGCGCGCGACGGCATGCTGCCGCCTGCGGTCGCCAAGGTGCACCCGCGCTTCAAGACGCCGATGACGACGACGCTGCTGACGGGCGCCGCCGTCGCGATCCTGGCGCTGATCGTACCGCTCAACAACCTGCTCAACCTCGTCAACATCGGCACGCTGATCGCGTTCTCGGTGGTCTGCGCGGGAGTGCTCTACCTGCGCAAGCGCCGTCCCGAGCTGCCGCGCAGCTTCCGCGTTCCGTTCGTACCCCTTTTTCCGGTGCTCGGAATCATCTTCTCGCTCTTCCTAGCGATCTTCGGTCTCTCGCGAGCGACCTGGACCTGGTTCGTCATCGCGCTGATCTGCGGGCTCGTCTTCTTCTTCGCATACGGATTCAGAAAATCGAATCCGGCAGACGTCGTTCCGGTCGAGGAGCCTGCCGGCCTCAGCGAGTACGCCTAG
- a CDS encoding cob(I)yrinic acid a,c-diamide adenosyltransferase, which produces MPKHTRIYTRTGDDGTTGLIGGSRIKKNALRIETYGTVDELSSAIGMARSELRESASTGARADRLDAWLAWAQDALFNLGTELATPGTDPNASFPQIGAADVEALERAIDEAERDLPALANFIHPGGSIPGARLQFARTICRRAERLTITLREREGAPSDAALRFLNRLSDALFVWSRWINDALGSPDHLWNPTNKPPEA; this is translated from the coding sequence ATGCCGAAACACACGCGCATCTACACCCGCACGGGAGACGACGGAACGACCGGCTTGATCGGCGGTTCGCGCATCAAGAAGAACGCGCTGCGCATCGAGACGTACGGCACCGTGGACGAGCTGTCGAGCGCGATCGGTATGGCGCGATCGGAGCTTCGCGAGTCGGCCTCGACCGGCGCGCGCGCGGACCGTCTCGACGCCTGGCTCGCGTGGGCGCAAGACGCGCTGTTCAACCTCGGCACCGAGCTCGCGACGCCCGGGACCGACCCGAACGCGTCGTTTCCGCAGATCGGCGCAGCCGACGTCGAGGCGCTGGAGCGTGCGATCGACGAGGCGGAGCGCGACCTTCCGGCGCTCGCGAACTTCATCCATCCCGGCGGATCGATTCCCGGCGCGCGGCTTCAGTTCGCGCGGACTATTTGCCGGCGCGCCGAGCGCCTCACGATCACGCTGCGGGAACGTGAGGGCGCGCCCAGCGACGCTGCGCTGCGCTTCCTCAATCGCCTCTCCGATGCGCTTTTCGTTTGGTCGCGCTGGATCAACGACGCGCTGGGCTCTCCGGATCACCTCTGGAACCCAACGAATAAACCGCCCGAAGCGTAG
- the proS gene encoding proline--tRNA ligase, whose product MSEALARDVVKEIPPKAADLSAWYTAACLKAELVSYSPVRGCVVLRPYGFGLWENLQKHLDERFKATGHENAYFPLFIPENLLMREAEHVEGFAPEVAWVTQGGSEKLTERLAIRPTSEAIIGVMYAQWIESYRDLPILINQWANVVRWEKATRPFLRTMEFLWQEGHTAHASADEAREETLRILELYRDFAENVAAIPVYAGRKSASERFPGAVETFSIEALMPDGKALQSGTSHDLGQNFAKAYDITFVDADRAIKHVYTTSWGVSWRMLGGLIMVHGDDRGLRIPPKMAPIEAVVIPIVRSNDDRAIEVSRETARRLKEAGFRVRVDDRDEQPGWKYSEWDLRGVPVRIEIGPRDVDAQTAVLARRDRNRDEAGQRQSVALADLPAKLRDLLDDVQASLYAQAKAHLDAHTFVTADRAEFFRLCKERAGMIDIAWCERAECEAHVKAETTATTRVLRALDEPGALCVACGEPAKVRAYFAQSY is encoded by the coding sequence ATGTCCGAAGCGCTCGCTCGGGACGTCGTCAAGGAGATTCCTCCGAAGGCGGCCGACCTGTCCGCATGGTACACGGCGGCTTGCCTCAAGGCCGAGCTGGTGTCCTATTCGCCGGTGCGCGGCTGCGTCGTTTTGCGTCCCTACGGGTTCGGGCTGTGGGAGAACTTGCAGAAGCACTTGGACGAACGGTTCAAGGCAACCGGCCACGAAAACGCCTACTTCCCGCTCTTCATCCCCGAGAATCTGCTGATGCGCGAGGCGGAGCACGTCGAGGGCTTCGCGCCCGAGGTGGCGTGGGTGACACAGGGCGGCAGCGAAAAGCTCACCGAGCGGCTCGCAATCCGGCCGACGTCGGAAGCGATCATCGGCGTGATGTACGCGCAATGGATCGAGTCGTATCGCGACCTGCCCATCCTCATCAATCAGTGGGCCAACGTCGTGCGCTGGGAGAAGGCGACGCGGCCGTTCCTGCGCACGATGGAGTTTCTGTGGCAGGAGGGGCACACCGCGCACGCATCGGCAGACGAGGCGCGCGAAGAGACGCTGCGGATCCTCGAGCTGTATCGCGACTTCGCCGAGAACGTCGCTGCGATACCGGTGTATGCGGGAAGGAAGAGCGCGAGCGAACGTTTCCCCGGCGCCGTCGAGACGTTCTCGATCGAGGCGCTGATGCCCGACGGCAAGGCGCTGCAATCCGGAACGTCGCACGATCTGGGCCAGAATTTTGCGAAGGCGTACGACATCACGTTCGTCGACGCGGATCGCGCGATCAAACACGTATACACGACGTCGTGGGGCGTCTCGTGGCGCATGCTGGGTGGCCTGATCATGGTCCACGGCGACGACCGCGGGCTTCGCATCCCGCCGAAGATGGCGCCGATCGAGGCCGTCGTGATTCCAATCGTGCGCTCCAACGACGACCGCGCGATCGAGGTGAGCCGCGAGACGGCGCGGCGTTTGAAGGAGGCCGGCTTTCGCGTGCGCGTGGACGATCGCGACGAGCAGCCTGGCTGGAAGTATAGCGAGTGGGATCTGCGCGGCGTGCCGGTGCGCATCGAGATCGGCCCGCGCGACGTAGACGCGCAGACGGCCGTTCTCGCGCGGCGCGATCGCAACAGGGACGAGGCGGGTCAGCGGCAGAGCGTCGCGCTCGCGGACCTGCCGGCGAAGCTCCGCGACTTGCTCGATGACGTTCAGGCCTCGCTCTACGCGCAGGCGAAGGCGCATCTGGACGCGCACACGTTCGTCACGGCCGATCGTGCGGAGTTCTTTCGGCTTTGCAAAGAGCGAGCCGGCATGATCGACATCGCGTGGTGCGAGCGCGCCGAGTGCGAGGCGCACGTCAAGGCGGAGACGACTGCTACCACGCGCGTGCTCCGCGCGCTCGACGAACCAGGGGCGCTGTGCGTCGCGTGCGGAGAACCGGCCAAGGTCAGAGCCTATTTTGCGCAATCGTATTAG